A genome region from Streptomyces sp. S4.7 includes the following:
- a CDS encoding cytochrome P450 translates to MTQSADRSADTTALPEFPMRRACPFAPPEEYAKLRTGEPVSRAALKVNGKPTWLLTRHDHVRKVLGDARASSNLRLPGYPHQFHIPEEMLQHIRLMLLSMDPPEHTAQRSMLLSEFTARKAREMRPRIQQLVDERIDAMLAAGGPVDLVAALALPVPSLVICELLGVPYDDHAKFEEWSARLMNRDLSQEEYGAAVATLDGYLDKLVTRKESEPGDDLLSRFIEKNRVTEACDHLDIVTMARLMLVGGHETTANMIALGVLALLEHPDQLAAVRDEPGLMPKAVEELLRFFSISDSGTARVAVEDIDLDGTVIRAGEGIMALNNAANHDENVFPDPDTLDVRRDARGHLAFGFGIHQCIGQNLARVELEVVYETLFRRIPGLRTAAPVDSLPFKDDAMVYGVYELPVTW, encoded by the coding sequence ATGACCCAGTCAGCCGACCGGAGCGCGGACACGACCGCCCTGCCGGAGTTCCCGATGCGCCGCGCCTGTCCCTTCGCGCCGCCGGAGGAGTACGCGAAGCTGCGCACGGGTGAACCCGTCTCGCGCGCCGCGCTCAAGGTGAACGGCAAGCCGACGTGGCTGCTCACGCGCCACGACCACGTCCGCAAGGTCCTCGGGGACGCGCGGGCGAGTTCGAATCTCAGACTGCCGGGATATCCGCACCAGTTCCACATCCCGGAGGAGATGCTCCAGCACATCCGGCTGATGCTGCTGTCGATGGATCCTCCGGAGCACACCGCCCAGCGGAGCATGCTGCTCTCGGAGTTCACGGCGCGCAAGGCCAGGGAGATGCGTCCCCGGATCCAGCAGCTGGTGGACGAGCGGATCGACGCGATGCTGGCCGCCGGCGGCCCCGTCGACCTGGTCGCGGCGCTCGCCCTGCCCGTACCGTCGCTCGTCATCTGCGAACTACTGGGCGTGCCGTACGACGACCACGCCAAGTTCGAGGAGTGGTCGGCGCGGCTGATGAACCGAGACCTCAGCCAGGAGGAGTACGGCGCGGCCGTGGCCACGCTCGACGGCTATCTGGACAAGCTCGTGACCCGCAAGGAGAGCGAGCCGGGCGACGACCTGCTCAGCCGGTTCATCGAGAAGAACCGCGTCACCGAGGCGTGCGACCACCTCGACATCGTGACGATGGCCAGGCTCATGCTGGTCGGCGGGCACGAGACGACGGCGAACATGATCGCCCTGGGTGTCCTGGCGCTGCTCGAACACCCCGACCAGCTCGCCGCGGTCAGGGACGAGCCCGGGCTGATGCCGAAGGCAGTCGAGGAGCTGCTGCGTTTCTTCTCCATCTCCGATTCGGGCACGGCCAGGGTCGCGGTCGAGGACATCGACCTGGACGGCACGGTGATCCGCGCGGGTGAGGGCATCATGGCGCTCAACAACGCCGCGAACCACGACGAGAACGTCTTCCCGGACCCCGACACCCTCGATGTGCGGCGCGACGCGCGCGGCCATCTCGCCTTCGGTTTCGGTATCCACCAGTGCATCGGGCAGAACCTCGCGCGGGTGGAGCTGGAGGTGGTCTACGAGACCCTGTTCCGCCGGATTCCCGGGCTGCGGACGGCCGCGCCGGTGGACTCCCTGCCGTTCAAGGACGACGCGATGGTCTACGGCGTCTACGAGCTGCCCGTCACCTGGTGA
- a CDS encoding ferredoxin — protein MRVHIDRDRCTGSGQCALLVPEVFDQGEDGLTLLLTEEPPEDSYEDVLQASLTCPTQVISVTD, from the coding sequence ATGCGCGTCCATATCGACCGCGACAGGTGCACCGGCTCCGGCCAGTGCGCGCTGCTCGTCCCGGAGGTCTTCGACCAGGGGGAGGACGGTCTGACCCTGCTCCTGACGGAGGAGCCGCCGGAGGACAGTTACGAGGACGTGCTCCAGGCGTCCCTCACCTGTCCGACGCAAGTCATCAGCGTCACCGACTGA
- a CDS encoding alpha/beta fold hydrolase → MTGTTDDTWIRVPHRNPDSGTRLVCLPHAGGAASYYFPMSAALAPDVEVLSVQYPGRHDRRHERPVDDLHLLADRIAEALGPWTDRPFALFGHSYGALLGYEVARRLRAAEHRPLALFVSGRRAPSTHRDERLHLKPDASLIAELKSLDGTVGKLLDNEEIIAMVMPALRADYRAVETYVHGPGPELDIPVVAFLGDDDPKVTSQEAARWRDHTTADFSLEIFPGGHFYLAERWKEVTSSLRRRLDGVVHSTT, encoded by the coding sequence ATGACCGGCACGACCGACGACACCTGGATACGTGTTCCGCACCGCAACCCCGACAGCGGGACCCGGCTGGTGTGTCTGCCGCACGCGGGCGGCGCGGCGTCGTACTACTTCCCGATGTCGGCCGCCCTGGCCCCGGACGTCGAGGTTCTCTCCGTGCAGTATCCGGGGCGCCACGACCGGCGCCACGAGCGGCCGGTGGACGATCTGCACCTGCTCGCGGACCGGATCGCCGAGGCGCTGGGGCCGTGGACCGACCGGCCGTTCGCGCTGTTCGGCCACAGTTACGGGGCGCTGCTGGGATACGAGGTGGCGCGCCGGCTCCGCGCGGCGGAGCATCGTCCGCTCGCGCTGTTCGTCTCGGGGCGCCGCGCGCCGTCGACGCACCGGGACGAGCGGCTGCATCTGAAGCCGGACGCGTCGCTGATCGCCGAACTCAAGTCGCTGGACGGCACGGTGGGGAAGCTGCTGGACAACGAGGAGATCATCGCGATGGTCATGCCGGCGTTGCGGGCGGACTACCGGGCGGTGGAGACGTACGTCCACGGGCCGGGGCCCGAACTCGACATCCCCGTCGTCGCGTTCCTCGGTGACGACGACCCGAAGGTCACCTCACAGGAGGCGGCCCGCTGGCGCGACCACACCACGGCGGACTTCTCCCTGGAGATCTTCCCCGGCGGCCACTTCTATCTGGCCGAACGGTGGAAGGAGGTGACGAGCAGTCTGCGGCGGCGGCTCGACGGGGTGGTGCACAGCACGACGTGA
- a CDS encoding response regulator transcription factor → MRVVLAEDLFLLRQGLVQLLTSFDFEVAAAVDNGEDLAKAVAQHRPDIAIVDVRLPPTFTTEGLRAALQARRDMPGLPILVLSQHVEQMYARELLADGTGGIGYLLKDSVLDDEQFVEAIRRVANGGTAMDAAVVAQLMVSHSMDAGIETLTQRERRVLELMAEGCSNAAIAGRLTVSEGAVAKHISGIFTKLTLPQDSDVNRRVMAVLTYLNA, encoded by the coding sequence GTGCGCGTCGTCCTCGCCGAGGACCTTTTCCTCCTGAGGCAGGGGCTCGTGCAGCTCCTCACATCGTTCGATTTCGAGGTCGCGGCGGCGGTGGACAACGGGGAGGATCTCGCGAAAGCCGTGGCGCAACACCGCCCCGACATCGCCATCGTGGACGTACGGCTGCCGCCCACCTTCACCACCGAGGGCCTGCGAGCCGCGCTCCAGGCCCGCCGCGACATGCCGGGCCTGCCCATCCTCGTCCTGTCCCAGCACGTCGAGCAGATGTACGCGCGTGAACTGCTCGCCGACGGCACGGGCGGCATCGGCTACCTGCTCAAGGACAGCGTCCTCGACGACGAGCAGTTCGTGGAGGCGATCCGCCGGGTGGCGAACGGCGGCACGGCCATGGACGCGGCCGTGGTCGCCCAGTTGATGGTCAGTCACTCGATGGACGCGGGCATCGAAACACTGACGCAGCGCGAGCGGCGGGTGCTGGAACTCATGGCCGAGGGCTGCTCGAACGCCGCCATCGCGGGCCGGCTCACCGTGAGCGAGGGCGCCGTCGCGAAACACATCTCAGGCATCTTCACCAAGCTGACGCTCCCTCAGGACAGCGACGTCAACCGGCGGGTGATGGCAGTCCTCACCTATCTGAACGCCTGA
- a CDS encoding sensor domain-containing protein, translating to MREHTMVAEGPVSDRERPDTVLPATVPPATVPPAGGPSTGRGRARYARERALALGRFAVAAVRRRTRRATLDTAMGTVAGASTMPSLALFLVTAYFVILFVIGIGAVALPICIPAVRWLCNRARRLAGRAGVPVEVPYQPEPPEFEKDIVGWMRRCKWILTDRATWRDLLWLFLNTAVGMIGFIPAALLYYVGEGLVLAGGLWHSLLVGDGTGRMYCGIVVDSHPTAVTAGFLSLGVFAVWLWTTPFILKGYAYFTRYLLGHTDTTRLASRVRHLAESRSGALDTQAAELRRIERDLHDGAQARLVGLGMTLGAADRHLDKDTAEARRLLREARASSVLALRELRDLVRGIHPPVLAERGLADALRALAIASPLPFEVRVTIPPQLSAPVESAVYFSVSELLTNVLKHAGASRGELSVGYERGVLRARVSDNGRGGASMSEGSGLAGIRRRLAAFDGTIDISSPPGGPTVTELEIPCASSSPRTFSS from the coding sequence GTGAGGGAGCACACCATGGTGGCCGAAGGGCCGGTGTCCGACCGGGAACGTCCGGACACCGTTTTACCGGCGACCGTTCCACCGGCGACCGTTCCACCGGCGGGCGGGCCCTCCACCGGGCGCGGGCGGGCGCGGTACGCGCGCGAACGCGCCCTGGCCCTCGGGCGGTTCGCCGTCGCCGCGGTCCGCCGTCGCACCCGGCGGGCCACGCTCGACACGGCCATGGGCACGGTGGCCGGCGCGAGCACGATGCCGTCCCTGGCCCTCTTCCTGGTGACGGCCTACTTCGTGATCCTGTTCGTCATCGGTATCGGCGCCGTGGCGCTCCCCATCTGCATCCCCGCCGTCCGCTGGCTCTGCAACCGGGCCCGGCGGCTGGCGGGTCGGGCCGGCGTGCCGGTCGAGGTGCCGTACCAGCCCGAACCGCCGGAGTTCGAGAAGGACATCGTCGGCTGGATGCGCCGCTGCAAGTGGATCCTCACCGACCGGGCCACCTGGCGCGACCTCCTCTGGCTCTTCCTCAACACCGCCGTCGGCATGATCGGGTTCATCCCCGCCGCACTCCTCTACTACGTGGGTGAGGGCCTGGTCCTGGCGGGCGGCCTCTGGCACTCCCTGCTCGTCGGCGACGGCACGGGCCGCATGTACTGCGGCATCGTCGTCGACAGCCACCCGACCGCCGTCACCGCCGGCTTCCTGTCCCTCGGAGTCTTCGCCGTCTGGCTCTGGACGACGCCGTTCATCCTGAAGGGCTACGCCTACTTCACCCGCTACCTGCTGGGCCACACCGACACCACACGGCTGGCCTCCCGCGTCCGGCACCTGGCGGAGAGCCGGTCCGGCGCCCTGGACACCCAGGCCGCCGAACTGCGCCGGATCGAACGTGATCTGCACGACGGCGCGCAGGCCAGGCTCGTCGGCCTCGGCATGACTCTCGGCGCCGCCGACCGCCACCTCGACAAGGACACGGCGGAGGCCCGGCGCCTCCTGCGCGAGGCGCGCGCCTCGTCCGTTCTCGCCCTTCGTGAACTGCGCGACCTCGTACGGGGCATCCACCCGCCCGTCCTCGCCGAACGCGGACTCGCCGACGCCCTGCGCGCCCTCGCCATCGCGAGCCCGCTGCCCTTCGAGGTGCGGGTGACCATCCCCCCACAGCTCTCGGCGCCCGTCGAATCCGCCGTATACTTCTCGGTGTCCGAGCTGCTCACCAACGTGCTGAAACACGCCGGGGCGAGCCGCGGCGAACTGTCCGTCGGATACGAACGCGGCGTGCTCCGTGCGCGCGTCAGTGACAACGGCCGGGGCGGCGCGAGCATGAGCGAAGGGTCCGGCCTCGCCGGAATCCGGCGGCGGCTCGCCGCCTTCGACGGAACGATCGACATCAGCAGCCCACCCGGCGGCCCCACCGTGACCGAGTTGGAGATTCCGTGCGCGTCGTCCTCGCCGAGGACCTTTTCCTCCTGA